The Cyclobacteriaceae bacterium DNA segment CGGCCAACGAAATTCTGAAAACTTGTCAGGAGCAACAGATTGACTTACTGGTTACGGGGGCGTTGCGCAAGGAGGGATTGGTGCAACACTATGTGGGTTCCATTGCGCGTAAAATTTTACGCAAAGCAAATTGTTCGGTGTTAACATTAATTCAACCTTCTGTTACACCAGCATCTTTTGATAACATTGTGGTGAGCGCAGATGATCATGTATTGACACAGGAAACCTTACGACAGGCATGTGTATTTGCCAATCGTGAACACGCGCGGTGGCTGCACGTAGCACGCGAAGTAAAGCTTTATGGTCTCTCCATGTCTTCAGCCGATCAGGCTACTGAGGAAGAATATACACAACTCAGGCATAAACTGGTAGAAGACGAGATCGATCATGTGCAGCGATTGTTGGGGAAGGCTAATCATGCGGGATTAAAAATCAACATTAAAATATTATCCGGAAAATCGGGTTTTGAATTGGCGCAGTTTGCTAAACGAAAGAATGCAAACCTGTTGATAGTCTCAGCACCGCCCCGCAGACTAATGCTACTAGATCGGATATTTCCGCACGACCTGGAGTATGTGTTCGCTGAATTGCCTTGTAACCTGCTTATTGTAAACCCCGGTAAAGAGCACGCGCATGGATAAGCTTACCTCAAAAGAAATTATTTTGTTGCTGGTGCAGCTTGGCGTGTTGCTGGCCTGCAGCAGGTTCTTTGCTGAGTTGGCGCGAAGAGTTAAGCAGCCCGCTGTGTTGGGTGAAATTATTGCCGGCATTGTGTTGGGACCAACCTTATTGGGCGCGGTAGCACCTGATTTTTTTAACAGCTTGTTTCCGATGGAAGGCTTGTCGCGACTGGTGTTGGATGGGCTGGTGCAGCTTTCTATTGTGTTGTTGCTTTTTATTGCTGGCCTCGAAGTAGACCTGCATATTGTTTGGCAGCAAGGCAAGAAATCGCTTGTGGTAAGTTTCTTCTCACTGGTAATTCCATTTATTGTTGGATTTCTGGTGGCCTATACCACCCCTCAATTTTTTGGCGTGGCAGAAGATGATGCGCTGATATTTTCTCTGTTCATGGCTACCGTGATGGGCATGACCGCTCTTCCGGTTATCGCACGAATTTTAATGGATCTGGATCTGTTCAAAAGCTCAATGGGTATGCTGATTATTTCCAGCGCCATGATTGTGGACTTGGTTTGCTGGATGATCTTCAGCATCATCTTAACCATGATGGGAAGCGGACATCAGGAACATTCATTAAGTCGTACCATTTGGATGACGATTGGATTCACCGGCATCATGCTTACGATTGGACGGGGCATTATCAATTATTTGCTACCATACGTTAACCGTTTTCTGGCCTGGCCGGGTGGGTTACTCTCTTTGTCGCTCGTGCTTTGCTTTTTATCGGCTGCTTTTACTGAGTACATTGGTATTCACGCCATCTTCGGAGCTTTTATTGCGGGCGTGGTGTTGGGCGATTCAGAACACATGAGCGAACGCGCCAAAGAAATTCTGCATCAGTTTATCAATAACATTTTCGCGCCATTGTTTTTTGTGTCGATTGGACTTTACCTCAATTTAGTCGTGAGCTTCAGCTTACCACTTGTAGTGGTTATTTTCATTCTCGCCTTCATCGGAAAAGGAATCGGTGCAACGGTCGGTGCGCGCATAAGCGGACTGAAGACCTCTCAATCATTGGCTGTCGGTATGGGTATGAATACACACGGTACACTCGAAATCATATTGAGTACGATTGCCTTGCAGGCCGGATTAATCAGCGAAGAAATTTTCGTGGCGATATTGCTCACAGTTATCACCACGATATTGCTTTCAGCACCCGCAGTAAAATATGCTATTGAACTAGAGGTAAGCAGGAACCCCTTTCAGCGGTTCGTAAAAAAGATGTTCCGAGAGAAGTAAATTTAAAATCCACTCTTTTTCAGATGCACCTCGGTGAGGGGGATAACCGCAATTACACCAGCCACCAAGACTCCGGTTGTCCAGAGAATGGCATCGTTGGCAGGCAATAGCGACCACAACACCACCTGCACCAAACAGATGAATGCGGCAATAACCACAAAGGCATTTGATGAATAGCGGTTGGCACAATCCCACGCTTCCTGACTTTTCATCGAACGGGGCGTACGATACCCGTAGATGTGATTAATCTTTTTTGCCGGAAAACGTTTAAACAAAACGGCCAGCACAAGAATGAGCGGCCCCAGCATCAGGTTAAGTAAAAGGGTTGTCATATTTCAACAAAATCAAATCGTATTCTGTCCGCTGCTTACGGCCAACTTTTTGGCTCTTTCCCAATACACATCCATCTCATCAAGGGTCATTTCCCCCAACTTCTTTCCATCTTTAGCCGACTCAGTTTCAAGATACTGAAAGCGCTTTATAAATTTTTTATTGGTACGCTCCAGTGCCTCTTCCGGGTCGATGTTGATGAAGCGGGCATAATTTACCAGCGAGAA contains these protein-coding regions:
- a CDS encoding universal stress protein; its protein translation is MTPLFKKIGLAIAFSPRVEAMLAETIRLKNTWEAELVLIHVGEHGDTEKHTLDKLLSKHNLSAADVTVCWRKGKPANEILKTCQEQQIDLLVTGALRKEGLVQHYVGSIARKILRKANCSVLTLIQPSVTPASFDNIVVSADDHVLTQETLRQACVFANREHARWLHVAREVKLYGLSMSSADQATEEEYTQLRHKLVEDEIDHVQRLLGKANHAGLKINIKILSGKSGFELAQFAKRKNANLLIVSAPPRRLMLLDRIFPHDLEYVFAELPCNLLIVNPGKEHAHG
- a CDS encoding cation:proton antiporter, with the translated sequence MDKLTSKEIILLLVQLGVLLACSRFFAELARRVKQPAVLGEIIAGIVLGPTLLGAVAPDFFNSLFPMEGLSRLVLDGLVQLSIVLLLFIAGLEVDLHIVWQQGKKSLVVSFFSLVIPFIVGFLVAYTTPQFFGVAEDDALIFSLFMATVMGMTALPVIARILMDLDLFKSSMGMLIISSAMIVDLVCWMIFSIILTMMGSGHQEHSLSRTIWMTIGFTGIMLTIGRGIINYLLPYVNRFLAWPGGLLSLSLVLCFLSAAFTEYIGIHAIFGAFIAGVVLGDSEHMSERAKEILHQFINNIFAPLFFVSIGLYLNLVVSFSLPLVVVIFILAFIGKGIGATVGARISGLKTSQSLAVGMGMNTHGTLEIILSTIALQAGLISEEIFVAILLTVITTILLSAPAVKYAIELEVSRNPFQRFVKKMFREK
- a CDS encoding SdpI family protein translates to MTTLLLNLMLGPLILVLAVLFKRFPAKKINHIYGYRTPRSMKSQEAWDCANRYSSNAFVVIAAFICLVQVVLWSLLPANDAILWTTGVLVAGVIAVIPLTEVHLKKSGF